The following coding sequences lie in one Numida meleagris isolate 19003 breed g44 Domestic line chromosome Z, NumMel1.0, whole genome shotgun sequence genomic window:
- the SLC46A2 gene encoding thymic stromal cotransporter homolog yields MVRMLAMRTWVEPVVAGSQVASAFYDTALLLVVKNFYNQTNSTAPSHVLEDAQQKAVSNFYIIYNLVLGLSPLVSAYGLSKLGDKVHRKIPICISLLGYLGSKSLLLLLILLDWPIEVMYGAAAFNGLTGGFTTFWAGIMALGSLGSSESRRSLRLIIIEMVYGLAGFLGSMASGYLFVGFSYHYREGTVLVSCSIACYAFCLLYSAFVLTVPKPAASSPAKAKSVEEAGGQLPAHTGGAESAHPSESSSQTPVTPSKLIIIMLFVAAIFYDLAVVGAMNVLPLFLIREPLSWNAVEIGHGNAAGYAIFITSFLGVLVFSKYFKDITMIMIGVVSFSAGILIMAFVRWTFLFYIARAVMLFALIPLPTIRSMLSKHVEGSSYGKVFVLLQLSLVVTGVVTSTAYNKIYQSTLNWYSGFCFVLSFLAGCLCLLPLSIVAIKQHSSTGTFQILTK; encoded by the exons ATGGTGAGGATGTTGGCAATGAGAACATGGGTTGAGCCGGTGGTCGCAGGCTCCCAGGTGGCCAGTGCCTTCTATGACACAgcgctgctgctggtggtgaaGAACTTCTACAACCAGACCAATTCAACTGCCCCTTCCCACGTACTGGAAGACGCTCAGCAGAAGGCTGTCTCTAATTTTTATATCATCTACAACCTTGTCCTGGGTCTGAGCCCGCTGGTGTCAGCCTATGGCTTGTCCAAGCTGGGAGATAAGGTGCATCGGAAGATCCCCATCTGCATCTCGCTTCTTGGCTATTTGGGCTCCAAATCTCTCCTGCTTCTCCTGATCCTGCTGGACTGGCCGATTGAGGTGATGTATGGGGCTGCAGCCTTCAATGGGCTGACAGGCGGCTTCACCACATTCTGGGCAGGCATCATGGCTCTGGGATCCCTAGGCTCCTCTGAGAGCAGGAGGTCTCTGCGGCTCATCATTATTGAGATGGTGTATGGCCTTGCAGGCTTTCTGGGAAGCATGGCATCTGGCTACCTCTTTGTTGGCTTCAGCTATCACTATCGAGAGGGCACTGTGCTGGTGAGCTGCAGCATTGCTTGCTATGCTTTCTGTCTCCTCTACAGTGCTTTTGTGCTGACAGTCCCCAAGCCAGCAGCTTCCAGCCCAGCCAAAGCCAAGAGTGTAGAGGAGGCTGGCGGCCAGCTACCAGCCCAcacaggaggagcagagagTGCCCATCcttcagagagcagcagccaaaCTCCAGTAACACCCTCAAAACTAATCATCATTATGCTTTTTGTGGCAGCGATCTTCTATGATCTTGCCGTGGTTGGTGCAATGAATGTACTTCCACTCTTCTTGATCAGGGAGCCTTTGAGTTGGAATGCCGTGGAGATTGGCCATGGCAATGCTGCTGGGTACGCGATTTTCATCACCAGCTTCCTGGGGGTACTTGTGTTCTCCAAGTACTTTAAGGACATTACCATGATCATGATCGGAGTGGTGTCATTCAGTGCTGGCATCCTCATCATGGCCTTCGTACGGTGGACTTTCCTGTTCTACATAG CTCGAGCAGTGATGCTCTTTGCCCTCATCCCCTTACCAACCATCAGGTCCATGTTGTCCAAGCATGTTGAAGGATCATCCTATG GTAAGGTGtttgtcctgctgcagctgtcctTAGTTGTCACGGGAGTAGTGACATCCACGGCCTACAACAAGATCTACCAAAGCACACTGAACTGGTACAGCggcttctgctttgttctgtcTTTCCTGGCTGGCTGCCTGTGTCTCCTCCCACTAAG TATTGTGGCCATCAAACAACATTCAAGCACCGGTACTTTTCAGATTCTGACCAAGTGA